A region of Moorena producens PAL-8-15-08-1 DNA encodes the following proteins:
- the dusB gene encoding tRNA dihydrouridine synthase DusB, whose translation MPVLSPQLQQRLASPLKIGSVEVNSRVLQSPLSGVTDLVFRRLVRRYATESMMYTEMVHASQLKYLRELPKIMEVDPLEKPISIQLFDCRPEFLAQAAQRAVAEGADTVDINMGCPVNKITKNGGGSALLRDPETAEAIVRSVVKAVEVPVTVKTRIGWTNQEINAVEFAQRMEDAGAQMLTLHGRTRDQGYNGSARWEWIKRVKDVLSIPVIANGDILSVDAAVRCLEETGADGVMCSRGTLGYPFLVGEIDYFLKTGQLLAPTTPVQLLECAKEHLQGLWHYKGERGIYQSRKHMSWYAKGFPGAGELRQKLSRIETVDQGVELIEDAIAKLHQ comes from the coding sequence ATGCCAGTTCTATCTCCACAATTACAGCAACGGTTAGCATCACCCCTAAAAATTGGGTCAGTTGAGGTCAACAGTCGGGTGTTACAGTCACCCCTGTCTGGAGTAACCGACTTGGTCTTTCGTCGCCTAGTGCGTCGCTACGCCACTGAGTCGATGATGTATACCGAAATGGTTCATGCTAGCCAGTTAAAGTATCTCCGAGAATTGCCCAAGATTATGGAGGTAGACCCATTAGAAAAACCGATCAGTATCCAATTATTCGACTGTCGCCCGGAATTTCTGGCTCAAGCGGCACAAAGGGCAGTGGCAGAAGGGGCAGATACTGTGGATATCAATATGGGTTGCCCTGTTAATAAAATTACTAAAAATGGTGGCGGGTCTGCCTTACTGCGAGATCCAGAAACGGCAGAAGCAATTGTACGATCAGTAGTCAAGGCAGTGGAGGTACCTGTAACGGTCAAAACCCGTATTGGCTGGACTAATCAGGAGATCAATGCGGTAGAATTTGCCCAACGTATGGAAGATGCCGGGGCTCAGATGTTGACCCTCCATGGCCGTACTCGTGACCAGGGGTATAATGGCTCGGCTCGCTGGGAATGGATTAAGCGGGTAAAAGATGTGCTGTCTATCCCAGTGATTGCTAATGGGGATATTTTGTCCGTCGATGCAGCAGTACGCTGCTTGGAAGAAACCGGTGCTGATGGGGTAATGTGTTCTCGGGGAACCCTGGGCTATCCCTTTCTAGTCGGAGAAATAGACTATTTCCTGAAAACCGGACAACTGTTAGCCCCAACCACACCAGTACAACTGCTTGAATGTGCTAAGGAGCATTTACAAGGTCTATGGCACTATAAGGGGGAGCGGGGTATTTATCAGTCCCGGAAACACATGAGTTGGTACGCGAAAGGGTTTCCCGGAGCAGGGGAATTGCGTCAGAAACTCAGTAGAATAGAGACGGTTGACCAAGGCGTTGAGTTGATTGAAGATGCGATCGCTAAACTTCATCAGTAA
- a CDS encoding HhoA/HhoB/HtrA family serine endopeptidase produces the protein MSLSLKQLTVYLTLLGLGGGAGVLGSRYLMAEQEVIRRPQIVPAVLQPFTPQRSSVAPQRNLNFIAKAVEKVGPAVVRIDAARQVSRDLPQPFHNPFFRRFFGDDLPMPKQRIEQGTGSGFILSSDGRLITNAHVVEGTEEVKVTLKDGRSFEGQVVGTDPVTDVAVVKIEATDLPTVNLGKAENLTPGEWAIAIGNPLGLDNTVTVGIISALGRSSSQVGVPEKRVSFIQTDAAINPGNSGGPLLNATGEVVGINTAIRANAQGLGFAIPVETAERIANQLFSKGKVEHPYLGIQMVTLTPDLREKINQDQDFDLKVTQDDGVLIVRVVPGSPAQRAGFKQGDIIKTVASKPVKNATEVQQGVEASEVGAQLEVEVLRNGKTKLISVRPGAFPMDN, from the coding sequence ATGAGTTTATCCCTAAAGCAGCTGACCGTTTATCTGACATTGCTGGGCTTGGGCGGAGGTGCAGGGGTTTTGGGTAGTCGCTATCTCATGGCAGAGCAAGAGGTAATCAGACGCCCACAAATCGTTCCAGCAGTATTACAACCATTCACGCCACAACGATCAAGTGTTGCACCCCAGAGAAACCTGAATTTCATTGCTAAAGCGGTAGAAAAAGTAGGTCCGGCTGTGGTGAGAATCGATGCAGCCCGTCAAGTATCACGGGATCTCCCACAACCGTTCCACAATCCCTTCTTTAGGCGATTTTTTGGGGATGACCTGCCTATGCCAAAACAGCGCATTGAGCAAGGCACCGGCTCAGGGTTTATCCTCAGCTCCGATGGACGCTTGATTACCAATGCCCACGTTGTAGAAGGCACAGAAGAAGTTAAAGTCACCCTAAAAGACGGTCGCAGCTTTGAGGGTCAAGTCGTGGGCACTGACCCAGTGACGGATGTAGCGGTAGTCAAAATTGAAGCAACGGACTTGCCCACAGTCAACTTGGGTAAAGCTGAGAATTTGACTCCAGGAGAATGGGCGATCGCTATTGGTAATCCCCTCGGTTTAGATAATACTGTAACCGTTGGCATCATCAGTGCCTTAGGGCGCTCCAGTTCCCAAGTCGGGGTTCCTGAAAAACGGGTCAGCTTTATCCAAACTGATGCCGCCATTAACCCTGGTAATTCTGGTGGGCCGTTGTTGAATGCCACTGGTGAAGTGGTTGGGATTAACACCGCTATTCGAGCCAATGCCCAAGGCTTAGGGTTTGCTATCCCTGTGGAAACTGCGGAACGGATTGCCAATCAACTATTTTCTAAAGGTAAAGTTGAGCATCCTTACCTAGGCATTCAGATGGTGACCTTGACCCCAGACTTGAGAGAAAAAATTAATCAAGACCAAGACTTTGACCTGAAAGTCACCCAAGATGATGGGGTTTTAATCGTCCGGGTGGTGCCAGGCTCCCCCGCTCAGAGAGCTGGTTTCAAACAAGGAGATATCATTAAAACCGTTGCGTCGAAACCAGTTAAAAATGCCACTGAGGTTCAGCAGGGTGTCGAAGCCTCAGAGGTTGGTGCCCAGTTAGAGGTGGAAGTGCTTCGTAACGGTAAGACCAAATTAATCAGCGTGCGACCAGGGGCTTTTCCCATGGATAATTGA
- a CDS encoding tetratricopeptide repeat-containing protein has protein sequence MGRQDQLEQLHWELQQTDKLAICAIVGMGGVGKTELALQYALKYQDNYPGGSCWLSVRGVDLGTQIVRFGRTELGLMIPDKLDFKDQVRYCWRNWPQGTVLILLDDVPEAEPLFVQALEMRKKLLGQDHPDVVKSLNNLGLLYYNQGRYHEAEPLFVQALKMRKALGENHPHVAESLNNLALLYHVQGHSDQAEPLFVEALV, from the coding sequence GTGGGGAGACAAGATCAACTTGAGCAGCTCCATTGGGAACTTCAACAGACCGATAAACTAGCAATTTGTGCCATTGTCGGAATGGGCGGTGTGGGCAAAACCGAATTAGCTCTACAATATGCTCTGAAATATCAGGATAACTACCCTGGTGGTAGCTGCTGGTTATCGGTGCGCGGTGTAGATCTAGGGACTCAAATTGTTAGGTTTGGGCGTACGGAATTAGGATTAATGATTCCAGATAAACTGGATTTCAAGGACCAGGTAAGATACTGCTGGAGAAATTGGCCACAAGGAACGGTATTAATCCTGCTGGATGATGTCCCTGAGGCAGAACCCCTCTTTGTCCAGGCTTTGGAGATGAGAAAGAAGCTGCTAGGCCAGGATCATCCCGATGTGGTTAAAAGTCTCAACAACCTGGGATTACTCTACTATAATCAGGGGCGCTATCATGAGGCAGAACCTCTCTTTGTCCAGGCTTTGAAGATGAGAAAGGCGCTGGGTGAGAACCATCCCCATGTGGCCGAAAGTCTCAACAACCTCGCATTACTCTACCATGTTCAGGGGCACTCTGATCAAGCAGAACCCCTCTTTGTCGAGGCATTGGTATGA
- a CDS encoding ATP-binding protein, with product MDKQTIDSIQNLRYQAASLLVYQSVLSEGVGLAFLKLLEAMVNSDVDDIRCLKAYGEWFQGLASQNESWQNYLFRQILRADNSFTRQVQGSELETLPPALVDAARHDLQALQNIYNCSSKQLCKWVKRASVLPVELVPWNCESSQSRSGSDQIDKRTQWQGELQAKLNNLDNWADGLEAIAAYYREFGTGVFADYQGFRWESGQLFGIANPDPIRLSELVGYELARTQLLKNTEFLLKGYRALNVLLYGSRGSGKSSLVKALLNEYGERGLRIIEVPKSEMIDLPVITEQLRDQPQKFIIFIDDLSFEEDNDSYKALKVILEGNLTARPDNVVVYATSNRRHLIREFFEDRPRPSNEEVHGWDTVHEKLSFSDRFGLTLTFEKADQKTYLKIVQHLATLAQIPLEPSEIRRRALQWAIRANGFSGRTARQFIDFLQAELS from the coding sequence GTGGATAAACAAACGATTGATTCAATTCAAAACCTTCGCTACCAAGCTGCATCGTTGCTAGTTTATCAATCAGTATTGAGTGAAGGAGTAGGTTTAGCTTTTTTGAAACTATTAGAAGCTATGGTGAACAGTGATGTGGATGACATCCGTTGTTTAAAGGCTTATGGTGAGTGGTTTCAAGGGTTAGCTAGCCAAAACGAAAGTTGGCAAAATTATCTGTTTAGACAAATCCTTAGGGCTGATAATTCCTTTACCAGGCAAGTGCAAGGTTCTGAATTAGAAACATTACCGCCAGCATTGGTAGACGCGGCTCGTCATGACTTACAAGCTTTACAAAATATCTATAATTGCAGCAGTAAACAACTTTGTAAGTGGGTCAAAAGAGCATCTGTTTTACCAGTTGAACTGGTGCCTTGGAATTGTGAGTCAAGTCAATCAAGGTCTGGGTCTGACCAGATTGATAAACGTACTCAATGGCAAGGGGAGCTACAAGCTAAACTAAACAATTTAGACAATTGGGCTGATGGCTTGGAAGCGATCGCAGCATACTATCGAGAGTTTGGTACTGGAGTTTTTGCTGACTATCAAGGATTTCGTTGGGAATCGGGTCAGTTGTTTGGTATTGCTAATCCCGATCCGATTAGACTCAGTGAGCTGGTGGGCTATGAATTGGCGCGGACGCAATTGCTCAAGAATACAGAGTTTCTGCTGAAAGGCTACCGAGCCCTGAATGTATTACTTTACGGTAGTCGCGGTTCAGGTAAGTCTTCTTTGGTCAAGGCGTTGTTAAATGAATACGGTGAGCGGGGATTGCGAATTATTGAAGTCCCGAAATCAGAGATGATTGATTTACCGGTAATTACCGAGCAATTGCGAGACCAGCCTCAAAAATTTATTATCTTTATCGATGATTTATCCTTTGAAGAGGATAATGATTCCTACAAAGCTTTAAAGGTAATCTTGGAAGGGAATTTAACAGCACGACCTGACAATGTTGTGGTTTACGCCACCTCTAATCGACGACACTTGATTCGAGAATTCTTTGAAGACCGTCCCCGTCCTAGCAATGAAGAGGTCCATGGTTGGGATACGGTTCATGAGAAACTGTCCTTTAGCGATCGCTTTGGCTTAACCTTAACCTTTGAGAAAGCTGACCAGAAAACCTACTTAAAGATTGTCCAACATCTAGCTACCCTAGCCCAAATCCCCCTTGAGCCTAGTGAAATCAGACGTCGTGCTTTACAGTGGGCAATCCGAGCCAATGGTTTCTCTGGTAGGACAGCACGACAGTTTATTGATTTTTTACAAGCAGAGCTATCCTAA
- a CDS encoding tetratricopeptide repeat protein: MRKKLLGHEHPHVAETLNHLANLYRSMGRCDEAEPFCVQALEIAEQKLGLNHPKTVTYRDHLEKLRDILNNT, from the coding sequence ATGAGAAAGAAGCTGTTGGGCCATGAGCATCCCCATGTGGCCGAAACTCTCAACCATCTGGCAAATCTCTACAGATCAATGGGGCGGTGCGATGAGGCCGAACCCTTCTGTGTCCAAGCATTGGAGATTGCCGAACAGAAGTTAGGGTTAAATCATCCTAAAACTGTTACCTACCGTGATCATCTGGAAAAGTTGCGCGATATCCTTAATAATACCTAA
- the dnaK gene encoding molecular chaperone DnaK, which translates to MAKVVGIDLGTTNSCVAVMEGGKPTVIANAEGFRTTPSVVAYAKNGDRLVGQIAKRQAVMNPENTFYSVKRFIGRRYSEVTNEATEVSYKTLKVGDNVKLDSPAQGKQFAPEEISAQVLRKLVDDASKYLGETVTQAVITVPAYFNDSQRQATKAAGKIAGVEVLRIINEPTAASLAYGLDKKSNETILVFDLGGGTFDVSILEVGDGVFEVLATSGDTHLGGDDFDKKIVDHLAKEFQSAEGIDLRKDKQALQRLTEAAEKAKIELSSVMQADINLPFITATQEGPKHLDMTLTRGQFEDICSDLIDRCRIPVENAIKDAKLDKSAIDEVVLVGGSTRIPAVQQVVKKVLGKDPNQTVNPDEVVAVGAAIQGGVLAGEVKDILLLDVTPLSLGVETLGGVMTKLIPRNTTIPTKKSETFSTAVDGQTNVEIHVLQGEREMSSDNKSLGTFRLDGIPPAPRGVPQIEVTFDIDANGILNVTAKDKGTGKEQSINITGASTLSDQEVDRMVKDAEANAEADQERREKIDRKNQADSLTYQAEKQIKELDDKLPAADKEKIEGLIKDLREAIGQEDDEKIKTLTPELQQALYSVSANLYQQAEGAAQPTDPGTPGPDAAASGSSGGDDVIDAEFSESK; encoded by the coding sequence ATGGCAAAAGTTGTTGGAATTGACTTAGGTACAACAAACTCCTGTGTAGCAGTAATGGAAGGTGGTAAACCCACGGTTATTGCTAATGCAGAAGGTTTTCGGACAACCCCTTCAGTCGTAGCTTATGCCAAAAATGGCGATCGCTTAGTGGGTCAAATTGCTAAGCGTCAGGCGGTGATGAACCCCGAAAACACTTTTTATTCAGTCAAACGCTTCATTGGACGTAGATACAGTGAAGTCACCAACGAGGCTACCGAAGTATCTTACAAAACTCTCAAGGTTGGTGATAATGTCAAGCTAGATAGCCCAGCTCAAGGAAAGCAATTTGCGCCAGAAGAGATATCAGCTCAGGTGCTGCGGAAGCTGGTTGATGATGCTAGCAAGTATCTTGGGGAAACTGTTACCCAAGCCGTCATTACTGTGCCAGCTTACTTCAATGACTCCCAGCGTCAAGCGACTAAGGCAGCGGGTAAGATTGCTGGTGTTGAAGTGCTGCGAATTATCAACGAACCGACCGCAGCGTCTCTGGCTTATGGTTTAGACAAGAAGAGCAACGAAACTATCCTGGTGTTTGACTTGGGTGGTGGTACCTTTGACGTCTCTATTCTAGAAGTAGGTGACGGGGTGTTTGAAGTGTTAGCTACCTCCGGTGACACTCACCTCGGTGGTGATGACTTCGATAAGAAAATTGTTGATCACCTAGCCAAAGAGTTCCAAAGCGCAGAAGGGATTGACCTACGTAAGGACAAGCAAGCTCTACAACGTCTGACTGAAGCCGCAGAGAAAGCCAAGATTGAGTTGTCTAGCGTTATGCAAGCTGACATTAACTTGCCTTTCATCACGGCTACCCAAGAAGGGCCTAAGCACCTGGATATGACCTTGACTAGGGGTCAGTTTGAAGATATTTGCTCTGACTTAATCGACCGTTGCCGCATTCCGGTAGAGAATGCCATCAAGGATGCCAAACTCGATAAGAGTGCCATTGATGAGGTGGTCTTGGTTGGTGGTTCTACTCGGATCCCTGCAGTGCAACAGGTGGTCAAGAAGGTACTTGGCAAGGATCCTAACCAAACCGTTAACCCCGATGAAGTGGTAGCGGTAGGTGCTGCTATCCAAGGTGGTGTATTGGCTGGTGAAGTCAAGGATATCCTACTGTTGGATGTCACCCCCTTGTCCTTGGGTGTGGAAACTCTCGGTGGCGTGATGACGAAACTGATTCCTCGCAACACCACTATCCCCACCAAGAAGTCAGAAACCTTCTCTACTGCTGTGGATGGTCAGACCAACGTAGAAATCCATGTTCTTCAGGGTGAGCGGGAAATGTCCTCTGACAACAAGAGTCTGGGAACCTTCAGATTGGATGGTATTCCCCCTGCACCCCGTGGCGTGCCTCAGATTGAGGTAACCTTTGACATTGATGCCAACGGTATCCTGAATGTTACCGCTAAGGACAAGGGCACTGGTAAGGAACAGTCGATCAACATTACTGGTGCATCCACCCTATCCGATCAGGAAGTAGACCGGATGGTGAAGGATGCTGAAGCTAATGCAGAGGCTGACCAAGAGCGTCGCGAGAAGATTGACCGTAAGAACCAAGCTGATTCTCTGACCTACCAGGCCGAGAAACAGATTAAAGAACTCGATGATAAATTGCCAGCAGCTGATAAGGAGAAGATCGAAGGGTTGATCAAAGACCTGCGAGAGGCAATTGGGCAAGAGGATGATGAGAAAATCAAGACTCTGACCCCTGAGTTACAACAAGCTCTCTACAGTGTTAGTGCTAACCTGTATCAACAAGCTGAGGGGGCTGCTCAGCCTACTGATCCTGGCACACCAGGTCCTGATGCTGCTGCTTCTGGTAGCTCCGGTGGTGATGATGTCATTGACGCTGAGTTTTCTGAAAGCAAGTAG
- a CDS encoding RNA-guided endonuclease InsQ/TnpB family protein, whose translation MEKSWFSANLKAAQSPNLPQILCPSFTSSPAGFTDSESTVKKSKKIRLFLNPDQRSLIRQWFGVSRYVFNKTVKILQAGVVKANWKAIKTGILNDIPEWCKEVPYQIKSIAIKDACTAVREAKKKYKKTSQITRVRFRSRKNPIQSCYIPKSAVSETGIYHTKLGKLTYAEDLPVDICDCRLTSNNGDYYLVVPHKVAVSYTENQGRVVALDPGVRTFITFFSETSVGKIGHGDFSRIQRLCQHLDNLLSKISKAKRGQKRRMRKAARRMVIKIQNLINELHHKTARFLVDNFDVILLPTFETSKMSKKGNRKIRSKTVRNMLTFAHYRFKEFLKHKTQETGKTVVDVCEAYTSKTVSWTGELVNIGGSKTIKSKVDGFVMDRDINGARGIFLRALGDTPWLRKQLALVSQNPPLVDFGS comes from the coding sequence GTGGAAAAATCCTGGTTCTCAGCCAATCTGAAAGCTGCCCAGAGTCCGAACTTACCGCAGATCTTATGTCCATCATTCACGTCTTCTCCTGCCGGGTTCACGGACTCCGAAAGTACGGTAAAAAAATCAAAGAAGATTCGACTGTTCCTAAATCCTGACCAGAGATCTCTTATTCGCCAATGGTTCGGAGTGTCCCGTTATGTGTTCAACAAAACCGTCAAAATACTCCAAGCAGGCGTTGTAAAAGCCAATTGGAAAGCCATCAAAACAGGGATATTAAACGACATTCCTGAGTGGTGCAAGGAAGTACCTTATCAAATAAAATCGATAGCGATTAAGGATGCTTGCACCGCCGTCAGGGAGGCCAAGAAAAAGTACAAAAAGACGTCACAAATTACTCGGGTAAGATTCAGGTCAAGGAAAAACCCCATTCAGTCTTGCTATATTCCTAAGTCAGCAGTTTCTGAAACAGGAATATATCACACAAAGCTGGGGAAATTGACTTACGCTGAAGACTTGCCCGTAGATATTTGTGACTGCCGACTAACTAGTAACAATGGCGATTACTATCTAGTAGTCCCTCACAAGGTAGCTGTATCATATACCGAAAACCAAGGTAGAGTAGTTGCTTTAGACCCTGGAGTCAGAACTTTCATCACTTTTTTCAGTGAGACATCTGTAGGAAAGATTGGGCACGGAGATTTTTCTCGCATCCAACGTCTGTGTCAGCATTTAGATAATTTACTTTCTAAAATCAGTAAAGCCAAACGCGGACAAAAGCGTCGGATGAGAAAAGCCGCTAGGCGAATGGTTATCAAAATCCAGAACCTAATCAATGAGCTTCATCATAAGACAGCTAGGTTTTTGGTTGATAACTTTGATGTGATTCTACTTCCCACCTTTGAAACATCTAAAATGTCTAAAAAAGGAAATAGAAAAATCAGATCTAAAACCGTTCGGAACATGCTCACCTTTGCTCATTATCGCTTCAAGGAATTTTTGAAGCATAAAACTCAGGAAACTGGAAAAACAGTGGTAGATGTCTGCGAGGCTTACACCAGTAAGACTGTTAGCTGGACAGGTGAACTGGTAAATATAGGCGGGAGTAAGACTATCAAGTCAAAAGTTGATGGGTTTGTCATGGACAGAGACATCAACGGTGCTCGTGGTATATTTCTGCGAGCTTTGGGAGATACCCCCTGGTTGCGAAAGCAGCTTGCATTAGTGAGCCAGAATCCGCCCTTGGTAGATTTTGGTAGCTAA
- the rpsU gene encoding 30S ribosomal protein S21: MTQVVVGENEGIESALRRFKRQVSKAGIFADMKRLRHFETPIEKKKRKAIARRRKRRYR, from the coding sequence ATGACCCAAGTGGTTGTCGGTGAAAATGAAGGCATTGAGTCAGCCCTGCGTAGATTTAAGCGACAAGTATCTAAAGCTGGAATTTTTGCTGATATGAAGCGTCTACGTCATTTTGAGACTCCCATTGAAAAGAAAAAGCGCAAAGCGATCGCTCGCAGACGCAAGCGTCGTTACCGCTAA
- the ligA gene encoding NAD-dependent DNA ligase LigA, translated as MAPVTPDVNQRVQELRQLLQNASYAYYVLDNPIMADAIYDQLYRELQELETEYPELVTSDSPTQRVGEKPATGFVSVGHNIPLYSLDNAFNLEEFSQWQERWQRHISGDISQDSGLNTEYVCELKIDGSALALTYENGILVRGVTRGDGSTGEDITQNVRTIRSIPLRLNLEEVNRDQHLDQPPALVEVRGEAFLPLDVFERINQEREQAGEPLFANPRNAAAGTLRQLEPRIVAKRQLAFFAYTLYIPNQDSSQEYTIPMPNSQWDALELLKKLGFPVNPHRKCCTSLQDVQDYYNHWDAKRKDLPYLTDGVVVKINAFPIQKQLGFTQKFPRWAIALKYPAEEAPSRVEAITVNVGRTGAVTPLAILEPVQLAGTTVQRAALHNGDYVAQLDLRVGDTVIVRKAGEIIPEVVRVLPELRPDHAKPFEMPTHCPVCNQPLVRPKGEAVTRCINSSCPAIVKGTLTHWASRNALDINGLGEKIVEQLVDQGLVTSVADLYDLTLEQLVSLERMGHKLAEKLLNAIAKSKTQPWSRVLYGLGIRHVGSVNAQTLAQTFPTIEQLAQATVTDIEGIYGIGPEIAQSVWGWFQISSNQTLITRLREAGLQLAASPTNIALDKPQPLTGKTFVITGTLPTLKRSEAKDLIQNAGGKVTSSVSAKTDYLVVGDDAGSKLEKAKALGITQLTESQLLELL; from the coding sequence GTGGCACCAGTAACCCCCGACGTAAACCAGCGAGTTCAGGAACTGCGGCAACTGTTGCAAAACGCTAGTTATGCCTACTATGTCCTGGACAATCCCATCATGGCAGATGCCATCTACGACCAACTCTACCGGGAACTGCAAGAGCTGGAAACAGAGTATCCTGAGTTAGTAACCTCTGATAGTCCAACCCAGCGGGTAGGAGAAAAACCAGCTACTGGTTTTGTTTCCGTGGGCCACAATATCCCACTGTATAGTCTGGATAATGCCTTTAACCTTGAGGAATTTAGCCAATGGCAAGAACGATGGCAGCGTCATATTTCTGGTGATATTTCCCAAGACTCAGGACTCAATACTGAATACGTTTGTGAACTCAAAATTGACGGTTCAGCATTAGCACTGACCTATGAAAATGGAATTTTAGTGCGAGGAGTGACCAGAGGTGATGGGTCCACAGGAGAAGATATTACTCAGAATGTCCGTACTATTCGCTCCATTCCTTTGCGGCTTAATCTAGAGGAAGTTAATCGAGACCAACATCTAGACCAACCGCCAGCTTTAGTGGAAGTCCGTGGTGAGGCATTCTTACCTCTGGATGTATTTGAGAGGATTAATCAGGAACGAGAACAAGCAGGTGAACCATTATTTGCTAATCCTCGTAATGCCGCTGCTGGTACGTTGCGCCAATTAGAACCTCGAATTGTTGCTAAACGGCAATTGGCTTTCTTTGCTTATACCTTATATATTCCGAATCAGGATAGTAGTCAGGAGTACACCATCCCAATGCCCAATTCTCAATGGGATGCTCTAGAGTTGCTGAAAAAGCTGGGTTTTCCGGTGAATCCCCATCGCAAATGTTGTACTTCTTTACAGGATGTTCAGGATTATTACAATCATTGGGATGCGAAACGGAAAGATTTACCTTACCTGACCGATGGGGTAGTGGTGAAAATTAATGCTTTCCCGATACAAAAACAATTGGGGTTTACCCAGAAGTTTCCTCGTTGGGCGATTGCTCTGAAATATCCGGCTGAAGAAGCTCCCAGTCGTGTGGAAGCAATTACAGTTAATGTGGGACGCACCGGAGCAGTGACACCCTTGGCTATTTTAGAACCAGTGCAATTGGCAGGGACAACAGTACAACGGGCTGCCCTACACAATGGTGATTATGTTGCCCAATTAGATTTGCGAGTTGGGGATACGGTGATTGTACGGAAAGCGGGGGAGATTATCCCGGAGGTGGTACGTGTCTTACCAGAGTTACGTCCTGATCATGCTAAACCCTTCGAGATGCCTACCCATTGCCCTGTTTGTAATCAACCCTTGGTGCGTCCTAAGGGTGAAGCAGTGACTCGCTGTATTAATTCATCTTGTCCTGCGATTGTTAAGGGCACTCTCACCCACTGGGCAAGTCGTAATGCTCTTGATATTAATGGTTTGGGGGAAAAGATTGTAGAACAATTGGTAGACCAAGGCTTGGTGACATCTGTTGCTGACCTTTATGATTTAACCCTAGAGCAGCTGGTGTCATTGGAGCGTATGGGCCATAAGTTAGCCGAGAAGTTGCTAAATGCGATCGCAAAATCCAAAACCCAACCTTGGTCACGAGTCCTTTATGGGTTAGGGATTCGTCATGTGGGTAGTGTCAATGCTCAAACCCTTGCCCAGACTTTTCCTACCATTGAGCAGTTGGCTCAAGCAACCGTCACCGATATTGAGGGAATCTACGGCATTGGACCAGAAATTGCTCAGTCTGTCTGGGGTTGGTTTCAGATTTCCAGCAACCAAACCTTGATTACTCGATTGCGAGAGGCAGGTTTACAGTTAGCAGCCTCCCCAACAAATATAGCGCTAGATAAACCCCAACCCTTAACTGGAAAAACCTTTGTGATTACTGGCACCTTGCCTACCCTTAAGCGTAGTGAAGCGAAAGACTTGATTCAAAACGCTGGTGGTAAGGTTACTAGTTCCGTTAGTGCCAAAACTGATTATTTGGTGGTTGGGGATGATGCTGGTTCGAAGTTAGAAAAGGCTAAAGCATTAGGAATTACCCAATTAACTGAATCCCAGTTATTGGAATTGCTTTAG